A single region of the Streptomyces sp. NBC_00425 genome encodes:
- a CDS encoding TauD/TfdA family dioxygenase gives MFIDIPSELEATLIDRSLPPWELDGSFLAQSTMKEYRTELTATPRFEETVATLRHALTGAGGGYAVLRLGNLAKALGTDGDQFLRRVTGFAAEVAVPFSPFPRWPLWKDIGVKVDKDPGKSSGIGYNAFHMDLVNGTLPPDYTTLLCVRPDPLGGGPSILSDAHAAVARLSANSRALLAESAYHYGTFFDLHGVGEEYKPFPILDGSDPGGFVRFTAKMLKRSELGRAHADAARELAEELVRGQVSFMLQPGDYLIVNQRRFLHGREALHSGQETIPVADRRLLLQLFLRARTGDDSAA, from the coding sequence GTGTTCATCGACATCCCGAGCGAACTCGAAGCCACTCTGATCGACCGTTCTCTCCCGCCTTGGGAACTGGACGGTTCGTTCCTGGCGCAGTCCACCATGAAGGAGTACCGGACCGAGCTGACGGCCACCCCGCGGTTCGAGGAGACCGTCGCGACGCTGCGCCACGCGCTGACCGGGGCGGGCGGCGGGTACGCCGTGCTGCGCCTGGGAAACCTCGCCAAGGCGCTGGGGACCGACGGCGACCAGTTCCTGCGGCGGGTGACGGGCTTCGCGGCCGAGGTGGCCGTTCCCTTCTCGCCCTTCCCGCGGTGGCCCCTGTGGAAGGACATCGGGGTCAAGGTCGACAAGGACCCCGGCAAGTCCAGCGGCATCGGGTACAACGCGTTCCACATGGACTTAGTGAACGGGACCCTGCCCCCGGACTACACCACGCTCCTGTGCGTCCGCCCCGACCCGCTCGGCGGCGGCCCCAGCATCCTCTCCGACGCCCACGCGGCGGTGGCGCGGCTGTCGGCGAACAGCCGCGCCCTCCTGGCCGAGTCGGCCTACCACTACGGGACCTTCTTCGACCTGCACGGCGTCGGCGAGGAGTACAAGCCGTTCCCGATCCTGGACGGCTCCGACCCAGGCGGGTTCGTCCGGTTCACCGCCAAGATGCTGAAGAGGTCCGAGCTCGGCCGGGCGCACGCCGACGCCGCCAGGGAACTCGCCGAGGAACTCGTCCGGGGACAGGTCTCCTTCATGCTCCAGCCAGGGGACTACCTCATCGTGAACCAGCGCCGCTTCCTGCACGGTCGGGAGGCGCTCCACAGCGGTCAGGAGACCATCCCAGTCGCCGACCGACGGCTGCTCCTCCAGTTGTTCCTGCGCGCGAGGACCGGCGACGATTCGGCCGCGTAG
- a CDS encoding glycosyltransferase family 2 protein has translation MPLVSVVMPVYNSAATLGAAVRSVLTQTHSDLELLVTDDQSSDGSMDLLREFAEQDERVLPESAPERGGAGRARNLAIERARGDYIAFLDSDDMWLPEKTEKQLAFAAEATAPLTFTSYFKMDADYDGESTDWVPNGRVIRAREHVDYRAMLVQDHIGALTAMYDRNVLGTRLMPEMRKRQDYALWLSIMRDGADARGLAEPLAVYRAHQAGSLSSNKLSLVQYNWALYREHERLSAPRATRALAGAVWQSLRNSRI, from the coding sequence GTGCCCCTGGTGTCTGTCGTGATGCCCGTGTACAACTCGGCAGCCACCCTCGGCGCAGCCGTCCGATCGGTGCTCACGCAGACCCACAGCGACCTGGAGCTGCTGGTCACCGACGACCAGTCCTCCGATGGCTCCATGGACCTGCTCCGTGAGTTCGCCGAGCAGGACGAGCGCGTCCTGCCGGAGTCGGCACCCGAACGGGGCGGTGCGGGCCGGGCCCGCAACCTCGCGATCGAGCGGGCCCGCGGGGACTACATCGCCTTTCTCGACAGCGACGACATGTGGCTTCCGGAGAAGACCGAGAAGCAGCTCGCCTTCGCTGCGGAGGCGACTGCGCCTTTGACGTTCACCTCGTACTTCAAGATGGACGCCGACTACGACGGCGAGAGCACCGACTGGGTCCCGAACGGGCGGGTGATCCGTGCGCGGGAGCACGTGGACTACCGCGCGATGCTGGTCCAGGACCACATCGGTGCTCTCACCGCCATGTACGACCGCAATGTCCTGGGCACGAGGCTGATGCCGGAGATGCGCAAGCGCCAGGACTACGCCCTCTGGCTGTCGATCATGCGGGACGGAGCTGACGCCCGGGGCCTGGCTGAGCCGCTTGCGGTGTACAGGGCCCACCAGGCGGGATCGCTGTCCTCCAACAAGCTGTCGCTCGTGCAATACAACTGGGCCCTGTACCGCGAGCACGAGCGTCTGTCGGCCCCGCGGGCGACGCGGGCGCTGGCCGGCGCTGTGTGGCAGTCGCTGCGCAACTCCCGCATCTAG